In the Bombus pyrosoma isolate SC7728 linkage group LG15, ASM1482585v1, whole genome shotgun sequence genome, one interval contains:
- the LOC122575654 gene encoding uncharacterized protein LOC122575654 has product MMLATYKCGCPPSNKPPCPPCCESSAVGRRVAKHKSPADYPESICCSKRSLRPVTSEPKIEKPPPCCPTMPSDSKEFERPCKLRSEIADKGLPYKEMEVTINDNRLVIRTQKEEVKQQYDPPCDCVEESRPVAMVTDEIDQPPAAGSRTVTLYPRAKKSDEKVTEKECDQEETTDKTAKAENPNIFIFKVKKKSNNGDRTFNIDLEFKTPRPWSMKKRAEYEMKFMKPVEKTPTEKTDTKMTISRKRKKKK; this is encoded by the coding sequence atgatgcTGGCGACTTACAAATGTGGATGTCCCCCGTCAAATAAGCCACCGTGTCCACCCTGTTGCGAATCCTCCGCTGTTGGAAGAAGAGTGGCCAAGCATAAAAGTCCTGCAGATTATCCCGAGAGTATCTGTTGCAGCAAGCGTTCGTTGAGACCCGTTACTTCAGAACCGAAAATCGAAAAACCTCCACCGTGTTGTCCCACGATGCCGTCTGATTCCAAAGAGTTTGAAAGACCTTGTAAACTTCGTTCAGAGATTGCGGACAAGGGATTGCCTTACAAGGAGATGGAAGTTACTATCAATGATAATAGATTGGTGATTAGAACTCAAAAAGAGGAGGTGAAACAGCAATACGATCCTCCGTGCGATTGTGTCGAGGAGTCTCGGCCTGTTGCGATGGTCACGGACGAAATTGATCAACCTCCGGCTGCAGGAAGTAGAACGGTTACTCTGTATCCACGAGCGAAGAAATCTGACGAGAAGGTGACCGAAAAAGAGTGCGATCAGGAAGAAACTACCGACAAGACCGCTAAGGCGGAAAatccaaatatatttattttcaaagtgAAGAAGAAGAGTAACAACGGTGACAGGACGTTTAATATCGATTTGGAGTTTAAGACACCAAGACCTTGGTCGATGAAGAAGAGAGCGGAGTACGAGATGAAGTTTATGAAACCTGTGGAGAAGACTCCCACGGAGAAAACAGATACGAAGATGACTATTtcgaggaagaggaaaaagaagaagtga
- the LOC122575655 gene encoding uncharacterized protein LOC122575655 → MYACPPMPPVPCPPECPPSKPKYDPSARYYREIGTAVIGNHLIIRMEREKGKSKKLKGWDPPCDCDVIEIQRPTSTQGPKILKGTDNNRILFRVESKNAAAKIDEEDTKPQAISYEVGQCRGGPNTNNQCRTFTIYPVLDGSDAQEVHTDRVTEGNENVFMLKVKKKGISVDEPRRNVELELRTPKLPTPPAPPPEEPILKHQQPTRNVDFAQNENDTAKTMSKTKLRKIKKRGKMGKK, encoded by the exons ATGTATGCCTGCCCACCTATGCCTCCTGTACCCTGTCCACCGGAATGTCCACCCTCGAAACCGAAATACGATCCTTCTGCAAGATATTACCGGGAAATCGGGACTGCGGTGATTGGAAATCATTTGATAATTCGtatggaaagagaaaaaggaaaatcgaaGAAGTTGAAAGGTTGGGATCCTCCGTGCGATTGCGACGTGATAGAAATACAGAGGCCGACGAGCACCCAAGGGCCGAAAATATTGAAGGGGACTGACAACAATCGGATCCTGTTCCGTGTCGAGTCGAAGAACGCTGCCGCGAAAATAGACGAGGAAGATACCAAGCCTCAAGCCATTTCTTACGAG GTTGGCCAATGTAGGGGAGGTCCAAACACGAATAATCAGTGCAGGACGTTCACTATTTACCCCGTTCTCGATGGTTCCGATGCCCAGGAAGTCCATACGGATCGCGTGACCGAAGGAAACGAGAACGTGTTCATgttaaaagtgaaaaagaagGGTATTTCCGTTGATGAACCGAGAAGAAACGTAGAACTCGAGTTGAGAACGCCTAAACTACCGACACCACCGGCACCACCTCCGGAAGAACCGATACTGAAACATCAACAACCGACCCGAAACGTTGATTTTGCGCAAAACGAAAATGATACAGCGAAGACGATgtcaaaaacaaaattaagaaaaattaaaaaacggGGGAAGAtgggaaaaaaataa